Genomic DNA from Streptomyces venezuelae:
GCTCGCGCTGGTCGTCTCCGCGCCCATCAGCTTCGTCGTCCTCCGCAAGGAGCGGGACCGCGCCTCGGAGACCGTCGTGGCGCGCGTGGACCGCGCCAAGGCGAACCTGGAGGCGAACCGCACGCAGGAGGACGAGGCGGACGACGTGGCGCGGGCGCGGGCGCAGGCGCAGGGTTCGTAAGCTACGTCACACACTTTCGGGGACCCCGGTTCCGGAGCAGCGCTCCGGGGCCGGGGTTCCGTGCGTTGTGGGGTGCCGACCGCACCCTCGCGCACCCTTACCTCAAACAAGACCTTTGATGTTCTCAAAGCACGAGTGTTAACGTGTTCGACATGAAGACAGCAGCAGCGCACCGCAACGCCATGAGCGTCCCGCTCGTGGCGCGCCTGCATGTCGACCTCTGCCGCTGCATGTCCGCGGCCTGTCACATCTGAACGTGACCCCCGCTGCAGCGGCCCCGCTGACCCTTCGCGGTCGCCGCTCCCGTACGTCCCCCTCCCCCTGAACTTTCCTCACCGGAGTGTGTCCGTGTCCGCGAATTCCGCGACGCCCGCCGACAAGGCGAGCCAGCCCGAGAAGCCCCAGTCCGGCTTCCGGATACCCAGGTTCCTCAAGCTTCCCTTCTGGGCCCAGATC
This window encodes:
- a CDS encoding DUF4229 domain-containing protein — protein: MLRYTLMRLGIFVGCFLVVWGLVYSEILPRGLGDSNLLWVLLLALVVSAPISFVVLRKERDRASETVVARVDRAKANLEANRTQEDEADDVARARAQAQGS